TTGCAAAAATTACAAACTATCCGCGATCGCTACGACCAAGACTTACTGGTGGATGATCGCAGTTCTGTATTTAATATGGAACTCATGCAAGCGATCGAATTAAAAAGCTTGCTCACGGTAGGTGAGATCATTATGTCTAGTGCATTATCACGTCAAGAAAGTCGTGGCGCACATTCCCGTGAAGACTACCCTCAACGTGATGATGCAAATTATCTCAAACATACCCTCGGCTATCTGGAAAGTGGTAATGTAAAGACTAGCGATCGTGCAGTTGATATGAGTTTACAATTGCTTGATCGCGATCGTTTTACTCCCCAAGAACGAAAATATTAACGTTGACAACATATTTAGTGATAGCTGCTTCGCAGCTCTTACGAAATATGTTCTCTTTAAATTTATTAACCTGAAACTGTACTAAATGTACAAGCAAAAGTAACTGTGGCGAAAGAAGAATTTATAAAACTGCTTCATCAAGGCGTGGATATCTGGAACGAGTGGAGAGAATCCGCCCCTGATATGCGTGGTGTTGATCTGAGTGAAATTCAGCTAGAGGGACTCAACCTGACAGGGATCGACCTGAGTATGGTTAACTTGCGTGGGGCAAAGTTGCATAACGTAAATCTATCATCGGCTAACTTGCGCGGGGCAGACTTAAGTATGGCTAATCTTAGGGGGATCGAACTCAAACAAGCAAATCTGAGCGCTTCCCATATGAGTATGGTTTGTTTGAGTGAAGCTAATCTTAGTCAAGCCAATTTAAGTGGTGCAGATCTTCGCGGCTCCAATCTGCGTTTGGCTAAACTTGATCTCGCCGATCTATCAACCACTAAGCTCAATATGTCTAGCTTGAATGGAGCTAGCATGGTTGGCGCAATTCTCATTGGATCAAATTTAAGCCGAGCTGAGATAAGGGAAGCTAATCTTGCAGGCACTGATTTTAGTCGTGCTAATTTGAGCGAAGCCGATCTCTCCCATAGCAATCTCAATGTTTCGACATTGGTTGGTACAGATCTGATTGGTGCAACTCTAGTAGATATTGACTTAAGTGAGTCAAATCTATCTAGGGCAAATTTAATTGGGGCAAACCTTTATCGGGCTAATCTCTGTGGCTGCGATCTCATAGGAGCGGATCTACGCGGGACAAATTGTAGTGAAGCCTATTTTATTGGAGCCGATTTAAGTCGTGCCGATCTCAATCGGGCTGAGTTTACTAGTGCCAATCTTAGTAAAGCGAACTTTAGTGGCGCAAGTACTGAAACTACTGACTTTCAAGATGCGATTTTGCCAGATGTTTGGTAAAAGATGTTTGGTAAAAAAGACGGCGCTACGCGCCGTCTTTTTTGATTTTTTTATAAATATGCAGCGGGATCAATAGGCTCACCATTAGCTCGTAACTCAAAGTGCAAATGTGGCCCCGTTGAAAAGCCTGTCGAACCAACAGCAGCGATCGGTTGTCCTTTTGCAACGACATCTCCATCCTTGACATATAACTCACTACAATGGGCGTAAAGTGTAGTCATACCATTGCCATGATCAATAATCACAGCATTACCATAGCCTCCATACCAGTCAGCATAAATCACTCGCCCCTGCTCACTAGCATAGATAAGACTGCCGTAATCCGCACCAAAGTCAATGCCTGCGTGAAAGCGCTCAGTACCCAGAATGGGATGTATACGCCAGCCAAAGTTACTCGTAACTGGCCCAATCGTGGGATACATTAGCTGTCCAGTTCCAGGAGGGAGTATTAGTCCATCGTAAGGCTGAACTTTTGCCAAAATAATTTGTGATAAACGGCGTGAATCTTCCGCAAGACGATCTTCAGCTTGAGATAAGGCTTGATTATCGCTCTTAAGTCGTTCGATTGTATTTTGTTGCGCGACCACCTCGGCTTCAATATTGGCTTTTTGGTATTTCAGCTTTTGAGTTAATAGTTCCACCTCATTTCTTTGAGCAGTGATTTGATTACGCTGCTTTTCAACCTGATTAGATCTTTGGGTCAAATCTGCAAGTAGCTTCCGATCTCTGTCATAAATACGTTCAATTTGACGACGGCGATCGGCAAATTGATTGAGATCTTGACTGCTGAGCAGAGTTACCCACCAACGCTGTAGTTGTTGCCTCTGCAAATAGCGCAATCGCGCCGTAGTTGTACCCCGTCTTTTATTGAGGTCATATTCTAGTTCTTGTAGTTTAGTGCTGAGTTTTTGGAGTTGCTCTCTTGCCTGACGAATTTTTTTCTCATTGTCTTTAATTTGAGTATCAGTTACCCGCACATTCCTTCTTAGAGCATCAAGTCGAGATTGGGCAGGTTTAGTGAGTGCGTTAATTTGTTCCTGTTGCTTCTGGATGATTTGACGCTGTTGATCGACAAAGTTTTGATAGTTTTTTAACTCCTCTACGGACTGGGCTTGTGCAGGTGCAATCCTTCCTAAAATTAAGCAATAGATGATTGCGATCGCCACAAACACCATGCCCAAGTAGATCCACCAAGGCTTGCTAGTCATTTCTTGCCAATAATGGCGATCGCGCATTCAGTCCACCAGAAATTCACAAACTAGGGCAAGATTTTAACCGTATTTTGCCACTAATAAAACCCTAATTTCGATCAAAAACACTTTACATCCTCTGTAAAAACCAAAAACAGAGAGGCAACACTTTGCGCTGCCTCTCTGTTTTTGGTTAAAGCTTTAACTTTTAATAATATTTCTGTATCTTTTAATACTAAAATTTGCATATATAATAGTTTCATAACATACTTTGTTTGTTACTCGTAAAACGTGCAGTATAAAAAATTGCTTTAAAAGTTGATTGATAAAGTTACTCGAAAAATTTCAGAAAGAAAGCTATGAAAACCACCACACGTCAACGCACAGTCCAAACAACTAAAAATATTCGTCACAACTCTGCTCCTCAGTGCCTTACCCCTATGCCTTCTACTTGGGTAACTTTGTTAGAGCCGCCGACTCCTAATTGTTACGATGAAGCCTTGTTGATGTGTCAATATCCTGACGGACATTGGGCGGCCTGGATTCCTGATTTTGGGGAAATTAAATTACATTCAGGTCAATTTTGTCGGATGTCATAATAAAAAAAAGCGGTGCAAAGCACCGCTTTTTTTATTTTAAATGGGCTGTTACATCGGGAATAAATTTCTGTAAATGCATTGGAGGGCGAACATAGACCATTTTGTTTTGTAAAGGAGGCAAGTCAAAAGGCTTGGGCAGAACGTCCTCATAGGGGATTTTGGCTAATAAATGATTAACACAGTTGAGACGCGCCCTCCGCTTATCATCGCCATCAATCACATACCAAGGAGATAGCTCAGTATCGGTGGCATTAAACATGTCATCCTTCGCTTTAGAATATTCCACCCATCTAGTCCTTGCCTCTAAATCCATGGGACTAAACTTCCAACGCTTGCGGGGATCTTTAATCCGATCTTGAAAGCGGTTTTCCTGTTCAGTATCATTGACTGAAAACCAATATTTAATCAAAATAATTCCCGATCGCTGAAGCATATTTTCAAACTCAGGACAGGAACGCAAAAACTCCACATACTCCTCATGGGTACAATAGCCCATCACATGTTCGACACCTGCACGGTTGTACCAACTGCGATCAAATAGCACAATCTCACCCGCCGCAGGTAATTCGGCTGCGTAGCGCTGAAAATACCACTGAGTACGCTCTTGATCTGAAGGTTTACCCAGCGCAACAATTCGACAAATACGCGGATTTAGAGATTGAGTAATACTTTTGATAGCACCACCCTTACCAGCAGCATCTCTTCCTTCAAACACAACAACTACTTTCAGCCCTTGATGTTTGACCCATTCTTGCAGTTTAACAAGTTCAACTTGTATGTGCTTTAGTTCCTTTTCATAACTTTTCTTCGACAGTCTGGGCAAGTCAGTTGATTTAGCATTCAATCCATCATCAGTCATATCTTCGGAGCGATCGCCTAAATCTGAATCAACTAAAGTCTCTTCGATTTTAATTTTCGATTTTTTGGACTTACCGCCTTTATCTTTTTTAGATTTAGACATAGCTTGATCTCCTGACTAAAGAATATAAACGTTAAAGGCTTTTATGCTCTTTCTAGGGTGCATTTTCACACACCCTAGAAAGGAAAAAATTATCGCCCAATACCAATATAATGATATCCCAACGCTTTTAGCTCCTTGCCATCAAGGAAGTTACGAGCATCGATAATGACGGGGTGCGCCATCAGTGTCAACATTTTGGCATAGTCGATCGCCAAGAATTCTTGCCAATCTGTTACCAAAACCACCGCATCACAGCCATCGGCTAGACGCTCTAGATCGGTTTCGACAATCACATTAGAAAAACCTTGACGCAATCCCGATTGAGAAACTAGGGGATCGTAGGCTTTAACTCTGGCTCCCAAACGGCTGAGCTGATCAATTAAAGTTAAAGCAGGTGCATCACGCATATCATCAGTATCAGGCTTAAAGGTCATGCCCAATAAACCAATGGTTTTACCCTTGAGAATTTTCAGGGCTTGCTGCAACTTCTCCACGACTAAAGTCCGCTGCAATTCATTCACCCGTACACAAGCTTTTAAAATCTCTGTGGAGTATCCATAGTCCTCGGCAGTATAAATTAGAGCCGAAACATCTTTGCCAAAGCAGGAGCCGCCCCAGCCAATCCCTGCTTGTAAGAATTTAGAGCCAATGCGCGAATCTAATCCAATTCCCTTAGCAACTTCCTTTACATCTGCACCGACGCGATCGCAGATATTTGCAACTTCATTCACAAAACTGATCTTAGTGGCGAGAAATGCATTCGCAGCATATTTAATCATCTCCGCAGAGTTCAGATCAGTAACAACCACAGGCACTGGCGGCAAAGTTTTGTCTTCGGCAAAAGAACGATCAATAATTGGTTGATAAAGCTCTTGCATCAACTTCAGAGCGCGATCGCTACCACTACCAACTACAATGCGATCGGGATTGAAGGTATCAAAAACTGCGACACCCTCACGCAGAAATTCAGGGTTACTCACCACATCAAACTGAATCTGATCGATATTGCTCTTGCCCGACATTCCATCCATTACGATCATGCGTACCCAGTCACCAGAACCAATCGGCACTGTGGACTTATTCACGATTACACGATATCCTTCCGTGAGACTTTCGCCAATGCTGCGGGCAACGGCTTCTACATAGCGCATATCACTACGTCCATCAGCCAGAGATGGCGTACCCACGGCAATAAATAAAATCTCACCATGCTGTACACCTGCCGCAATATCCGTTGTAAATTCGATTTTCCCTTGACGAATTGACTCAGCGATCACTTCAGGCAATCCCGGCTCATGGATTGGCGATTGCCCTGATTTCATCAGTTTGACTTTTTCTTCGTTATTATCGACACAAATCACGTCATGACCAATATAGGCAAGACAAGCACCAGTGACTAAACCCACATAACCAGTTCCAATTACACAAACACGCATGTTCTATTACCTATAACTTTTGACTGTTCAGAAGCAAAACTCAGTTTGATTAGCAGAGCCTATAAAATTGAGTTGGGATTTTATAATTGATTGGTATTGAGATAATCGCGGAAATAAGCGATCGTCTTCAAAAGTCCCTCTTTTAAGGGAACTTTTGGCTCCCAATCTAAATGAACCTTTGCTTGCGAGATGTCAGGCTGACGACGTTGGGGATCATCTTGAGGTAAAGGCTTAAAAATCAATTCTGTCGTGGGATCAATCATGTGCTGAATAGTTTGAGCCAATTGTAAAATTGTATATTCCCCAGGATTGCCCAAATTAACAGGTCCAATATAACTTCCATTCATCAGACGCATCAATCCTTCAACAAGATCTGAGACATAGCAGAAGCTACGGGTTTGAGCGCCATCTCCATAGACGGTCAGAGGAATTCCTTTAAGGGCTTGAACCACAAAATTACTAACTACACGCCCGTCATTTTCTAGCATTCGCTCCCCGTGGGTGTTGAAAATTCGCGCAACGCGCACCTCAACATTGAACTGACGGTGGTAGTCAAAAGTTATGGTCTCGGAAATGCGTTTCCCTTCATCGTAGCAGCTACGAATACCTGTACAGTTGACATTTCCCCAATAGCTTTCGACCTGTGGATGAATTAGAGGATCACCATATACTTCTGAAGTTGATGCTAGCAAAATCCGTGCTTTAGATTTCTTTGCTAATTCCAACATATTTAGAGTTCCTAAAAAGTTGGTTTTAGCGGTTTTAATGGGATCGGATTGATAATGCACAGGTGAAGCTGGGCAAGCAAGGTGATAGATTTGATCAATATTATCAATCTCGATCGAATTAACAACATCATGCTCAATGAATTGAAAATTCGGGTTTTCGCTCCATTGAGCATTATTTGATTTTCGCCCTGTATATAGATTGTCAATGCAAATAACTTCATGCCCAGAATTCATCAGTCGATCAACTAAGTGTGATCCTATAAAACCTGCACCACCAGTAACTACAATTTTCATGTTTATCTTCTAAAGAGGTTATCAATTAATGTGAAAGGAGCAACAATGTTTCCGAGAAATCTAGTAGCTGAGTTGAGAATGCCTGCTCCAAAGGAGGGGCGAACCACAATTACATCGCGATCGCGTAATCCTGGATTCGACTCTTCACTTAATGGAAGATTCAAATCAGCAACTAGATTGCGGCGCATAATCGAACCATCGGGATTGACCCGATAAAGCTCAACGGCTCGCCAATCAGCATCATTCGTCAGACCCCCTGCAAAGGAAATAGCTTCGGTAAACGAACTATTGGGTCTCAGTTGTAACGGTCCTGGTCGAACCGCTTCTCCAACTACTTGTACAGTAATTACTGTAGGCGAAAAAGTTGCCTTAGCAATTTGTTGATAATCAGCAGGATTTGTTTTCTCTAGTCGAGGTACAGTAATTAGATCACCGTCAGTTAAAGTAATATCTTGACTGAGATCGGCTTTGGTAATCAAATCCAGCAAGTTTGCTTTAACAATTGTGCGTTGCCCCTTATCATTCAAACGGGAAATCTGGACATTACGAATATCGGCAACTTCAGTTACCCCATTTGCCGCTTGTAAGGCGCGACTGAGGGTAACTGGACCTCCGCCTGATGCAGTGCCAGCCGATGTAGTTTCCCCTGTAAGCCCAGTGGGAACAACGCCATTTCTAGAGTAAACAAGAGTTTGTGGGCCAACTCGATTAACTTCACCGACGATCGCGACTTGAATCGTAAACGTATCAGGGGAAAAAGTAGAGTTGCTAACAGTTCGAGTTTGGGATGCACTTGCTTCAGAAAATGGCGGTACAAGAATTGAATCACCGTCAAGAATACGAATATCTTGGCTAATATCACCTTTCTCTAGTAGGTCTTGGAGATTGACTTTAATGATGCGGCGACCTAGAGTCCCATCACGACGTGAAATTTGAATGTTACTAATATCTGCTCTTGAGGTAATTCCTGAAGCAGATTCCAATGCTCTAGTTAACGTAGCGGCATTACTTCCTAAACCCGCAGTTCCTACATAGGTTAAGAAACGGGGTCCGGGACGGTTTACTTCGCCCACGATCGCAATATTTAGGGGACGGGGAGAAATCAAGGATATATTGACAATATTACGCACTAGAAAAGGGTTTAGTTTCTCGCGTAGTAAAGCGTTGGCTTCATCTAGTCCTAATCCTTCTAGCTTGACTGCCCCAATTAAGGAGACATTAATCGTTCCATCAGGAGCGATCGTTTGAGTTCCAGATAGCTCTGGCACATTAAAAACTTCAATTCTGATATTGTCTCCTGCGCCTAGAGTGTAGCGAAATGTGTCTTGAGATTCACTAACACTTAAAGTCTGTTTACCACCATTAAGATTAACTAATGGTTTGAGATTAGAATTTGACGACTCTGATGCAGATGGCTTTTCAATTGTAGTATTCTGCGCCCAAGCGGGTAAAGGAGTATAAGCAATCAATGTCAATAGAATTAATTTGCCAAGTTGAGATATATGCATAAAAGTACTCCTTAATCCAACCATCTCATCATTAGAAACTGAACATCTGTCATAATAAATGTAGTTTTAATATAATAATAGAGTCAGTTTTTACAAGATTTGGCAGTCATTGTATCAGTACATTCAATAGTTTATCTCAGTAATTTCCCCGAAATACAATGCGATCGCCTCAGGTTATTTTTGTAGATGCAGTTGGTACTCTGTTTGGAGTGAAAGGTAGCGTTGGTGAACAATATGCCAAAATTGCCACAGATTTTAATGTTAGCCTCGATCCTCAGTTAATTAACCGTGCTTTTTACCAAGCTTTTCAAGCCGCACCCAAGATCGCTTTTCCAGATTTGCCCCAGTCTGACATCCCCCTCGCTGAATATCAATGGTGGCGATCGCTTGCTGAGCAGACCTTTAGCCAAACAGGTGATTTAACAAAATTTTTAGATTTCGAGACATTCTTTAAAAGCCTATATGCCTACTTTGCTACGGCTGAGCCTTGGTTTATTTACGAAGATACTTGGCTAGCCTTGGATACATGGAAAAAGCAGGACATTACTTTGGGTGTCTTATCAAATTTTGATAGTCGGATCTACTCAGTCATGAAAGCGTTGAGGCTAGAAGATTACTTCACTTCGATCACCATATCTACTGAGATTGGGGCTGCTAAACCCGATTCCTTAATATTTGAAGCGGCGCTAGCTAAACATCAAATTGAGCGATCGCCTAATTTGGCATGGCATATTGGCGATAGTTTTGGTGAAGATTATCTGGGGGCGACTAATGCGGGAATTACAGCATTCTGGCTAGATCGCGATCGCCAACCTACGACTAATCCAGCGAAACAAGCTGCACGTACCATTGATAAGTTGACTTCTCTCATAACAGATCTCGCTACAGATAGCGCTTTGCGCTCCCTGTCGTAAACTAAAACCTATGTTTACAGGACTCATTCAAACTATCGGACTTATTGAGCAACGCGATCATGCGCGTCTGGTCATTCATTGTCCTGACATCGTTGCCAAAATTGCGATCGGCGATAGTGTTGCTGTCAATGGTGTATGTCTGACTGCAACGCATGTCTCTGAGACCAACTTTGTGGCTGATGTCTCACCTGAAACTTTAGGAAGAACTAATTTAGGCGATCGCAAATTAAAGTATGTCAATTTAGAAATGGCTCTAGCAGTGGGCGATCGCATTGGTGGACATTTTGTGTCTGGGCATATCGATGGGGTGGGGAAATTAAGCGATCGCGCCTTAGTTGGAAATTCATGGGAGTTAAGCTTTGAAGCTATTCCTGAAGTGGCGCGTTACGTTGTCTTTAAAGGCAGTATTACGATTAATGGGATTAGCCTGACGATTTCCTACTGCAATGATTCAGGCTCAAATTTTCGGGTAGCTGTCATCCCCCATACTTATGACAACACCACTTTGAAATATCTGGATATAGGTAGTTCAGTGCATTTAGAGGGTGATTTGCTGGGTAAATATGTGGAGAAATTTCTTAAGTCAAGTCATATGACTCCACACAATCTCGCTGCTCCTGCCATAACTCCAGCATTTCTCTTGGAAAATGGTTGGTAATTCTCATTATAAAAATCGGTTTTTTGAAAGCCCGCCGTTGGCGGGCTTTCAAAAAACCGATTTTGGTGTTTCCAGCGCCTTCGGCGCTGGAAACACCAAAATCGGTTTCATAATGAGAATTGCTGAAAAAAATGGTTCTTTATTTCATTTGCGTTCCTTAAATGAAATAATGCTTTCTGTAAACTTCTTTACAATTGCTTAATACTCCTAGGAATATTTTTACAGAGATCATGGAACGTACTTTTTTGGCAGTCAAGCCCGATGGCGTGCAACGTCACCTAATCGGAGAAATTATCCGTCGTTATGAGACTAAAGGCTTTAAGCTCGTCGGACTGAAATTGTTGCAACCAACCCGCGAACTAGCCGAAAGCCACTATGCAGTTCATAAGGAAAGACCATTCTTTGCTGGTCTAGTTGACTTTATTACCTCAGGGCCAGTAGTCGCCATGGTATGGGAAGGCGACGGTGTAGTTGCTTCAGCACGCAAGATTATCGGTGCAACTAATCCTCTTACTGCGGAACCAGGTACTATTCGTGGAGACTTTGGCGTAAATATTGGACGTAACATTATTCATGGTTCCGATGCGATCGAAACTGCTCAAACCGAGATTAATCTTTGGTTTAAGCCTGAAGAATTAGTCGAGTGGCAACCAAACTTAACCGCTTGGGTTTACGAATAAATCAAAACCAAATAAAAAGGGAGGTGTAACGCACCTCCCTTTTTATTTGGATCGGTAATCACGACTCTACCGAAAGAATTATTGACAAATCTTAACAATTTGATAAAGTAGTTTACATAAGCAGTAAATGCTTATCAAAAATAAAGCTAAAACAAAAATTACAAAAATGACCACAGCAGTACAAAGACGCGAAAGCGCTTCCATCTGGGATCAGTTTTGCAATTGGATTACCAGCACCGACAACCGCCTCTATGTAGGTTGGTTCGGCGTAATCATGATCCCTTGCTTACTCTCCGCCACCATTTGCTTCATCATCGCCTTCGTTGGCGCACCTCCAGTCGATATCGACGGAATCCGCGAACCAGTAGCAGGCAGCTTGCTATTCGGAAACAACATGATTTCTGGCGCAGTCGTACCCTCTTCAAACGCGATTGGCCTGCACTTTTACCCCATTTGGGAAGCAGATAGCCTTGATGAATGGCTATACAACGGTGGTCCTTACCAATTGGTAGTATTCCACTTCTTGCTCGGCATTTTCTGCTACATGGGACGTGAATGGGAATTGTCTTACCGCCTCGGTATGCGTCCTTGGATCGCAGTAGCATACTCTGCTCCCGTAGCAGCAGCAACCGCAGTATTCTTGATCTACCCAATCGGACAAGGATCATTCTCTGACGGTATGCCTTTGGGTATCTCTGGTACTTTCAACTTCATGATCGTATTCCAAGCAGAACACAACATCTTGATGCATCCTTTCCACATGTTGGGAGTAGCAGGTGTGTTCGGCGGTTCTTTGTTCAGTGCCATGCACGGTTCACTCGTAACCTCCAGCTTGATTCGTGAAACAACTGAAAACGAAAGCCAAAACGCTGGTTACAAATTCGGACAAGAAGAAGAAACCTACAACATCGTTGCAGCCCACGGCTACTTCGGTCGCTTGATTTTCCAATACGCTTCCTTCAACAATAGCCGTTCCTTGCACTTCTTCTTGGCTCTATGGCCAGTAGTTGGCATCTGGTTCACAGCATTGGGCGTAAGCACAATGGCTTTCAACTTGAACGGATTCAACTTCAACCAATCGATTTCTGACAGCCAAGGACGAGTAGTACCTAGCTGGGCAGACGTAATCAACCGCGCTAACTTGGGCATGGAAGTAATGCACGAGCGCAATGCTCACAACTTCCCTCTCGATTTGGCAGCAGTTGATGTAGCACCAGTAGCAATGGCTGCTCCTGCTATCAACGGTTAATCGACTAGTCTAGTCATCTCGAAACAAAAAAGCCTCTCCGCAAGGAGGGGCTTTTTTGTTTTGGTTTGTGTAGGAGGCGATCGCCTTGCTCGTTGGTTATGTACTGTAATGTTTCAGGCATAATTTAGCTCCTGTTTTCCTATGTTTATCTCTCATTCAATGGGGGGCAAGCTATTCACAATTTTAACTGACTCAACGCTTACTCGCACGATGCACTTAACGAGATCGAGGATGTAGCGCGGGTCGTCTGACCAGTGGTTAGGATTGTTGGTAATTCCGCTATCTTTGTCGCGGGTGAGTTGATAGCGTTCCATGATCCATTCTAGGGCGGGGTTGTCGTTAACGATGTATTCATAATAAGGTTTTGAAGTATATTTCTTGTTGATGTTTTAATGAGGAGAAATATTTAGGAATCTCAGGTAAATTTAATTGGTCTAACGGGATTTTGCTAACTAGGTTTTCTCTTTTAAATTTTGTGGTTTTTTTGTTTAGTTTAGTTTTTTGAGGAATTTCTTTAATTACGGCAAATTTTATTTCATAATCCATCAAAAAATCTGTGTAGCCCCAAAATATTTGACCAATTTTTTGCAAATATTTGTATAAGCAAAAAGCGCCTTTAAGCTGATTGATGATATCTTTGTTATCTGGATTACCTGATTTTAATTCTAAGAAAATTGCAATTTTTTTGTTTTTGATATTGGTTAAAATAATATAATCTGCTCGTTTACATTCACCTTGCAAGCCTTTGAAAAAATTGAGGAGTGCTGGAAATTCATCAGCTTTAAGAATAAATGTTTCTTTTGGTAGCCCTTTGATTTTAATGAAATACGAGTTGTTATCAATATTTTCAGTGAGTGTTACTTCATTGCTAGAGTTTGGTAATGGTATTAGAGAGATTTCTACATTGTTTGAAATTAATTCAGATAATATTTTATGATCTTTTTCCCACATCAGAGTTCTTCTCCGTAGACAATGGCTTCTTGGATGCGGTTCATTTTATCGATTTCAGTGTCAAAACTAGAAATTTCGATTCCTAGCTCTGGATCGATACTAGCAAGAACTAGAGTCTGGCAACGAGTACGCCTTGACTTTCCATTTAACTGAATTAAGTCTTCTTTTGCAATATAGGCTCTTATTTTAGATGGATTTAGTAATTCATTTAACTGGTAACCTTCTTGTACTGCAATTTCTTTGATGTGGGGCTTATCTGAGTTAAGCATAATCAATGTATTTAACTCTTTCACGATATAGTCGCTGTGAGTTGTTACAAATATTTTGATGCCGTAATTGACTAATTTAGCAATTAACCTTGCCACTCGTCTTTGATTTTCAGGATGTAGATTTAGTTCTGGTTCATCGATCATTAACAAATCGCCTTTTTTGGCAATATGTTTTAGATAAAAGCCAATATCTAAAAGCGATCGCACAGAGCTAGAACTTTCATCCATTGATAGTTTGAGTTTTTTATTGCTATTGGGAGTGTAGTAGATTTCGTCATTTTTACTGACTGTATATTGACCGCCAATAATATTTGAAAAATCATCTAAAATATCGCTATTTTCTTGACTAAGTTGACTTTTTCGTTTGAAGATTGATGCTAAAGTTCTGACAAATTCGACATTGGCTTTAATAGGAATGGCATAATCGCTATACCCTTCTTTAAATAACAACTCTATGCGATCTGTTTCTTTCTCGACTTGATGCAATTCTGATAGAAGTCGATTTCTAGCGAAATTAAGTTCTTTGTGAAAAATAGCTGCACCTGTTCGCTCGGCACTAGCAATAAAAGGGCGAGGAAGAAATTTGCCCAAAATAATACTCTTAATGGAATCACCAATAAATCTTTTGATGATTTCTTTTGGGATTTGTAAATCTTTTTTATCGGTTAATAATGTAACAACTACATCAAAGCTACCTTTATTTTTAGTAAGAGAAAAGAATCTTAGGTCAGAGTCAGCCGAACCAATCTGATCGCTATATTCAATATCTACTGAGTCAGCATCAATATCTAGTTCAATCTTAAATTGTGTATCCTTGAAGCGATCTTGATTTGCGGCGAAAGTCTCAAAAATATCTTTGGAATAAGCTGTGGATGCTTGAGCAAGGATAGATTTATGTTTAGCAATATATTCTAATAGGCTAATGTTCGCTACTCCAATATTGAGAAGTTGATTAACCACTTCTTCGCTAACCTCTATTTGTAAAGCATTTCTCCATATGGTTAAAAAGCCAAAT
This genomic stretch from Pseudanabaena galeata CCNP1313 harbors:
- a CDS encoding murein hydrolase activator EnvC family protein, with the translated sequence MTSKPWWIYLGMVFVAIAIIYCLILGRIAPAQAQSVEELKNYQNFVDQQRQIIQKQQEQINALTKPAQSRLDALRRNVRVTDTQIKDNEKKIRQAREQLQKLSTKLQELEYDLNKRRGTTTARLRYLQRQQLQRWWVTLLSSQDLNQFADRRRQIERIYDRDRKLLADLTQRSNQVEKQRNQITAQRNEVELLTQKLKYQKANIEAEVVAQQNTIERLKSDNQALSQAEDRLAEDSRRLSQIILAKVQPYDGLILPPGTGQLMYPTIGPVTSNFGWRIHPILGTERFHAGIDFGADYGSLIYASEQGRVIYADWYGGYGNAVIIDHGNGMTTLYAHCSELYVKDGDVVAKGQPIAAVGSTGFSTGPHLHFELRANGEPIDPAAYL
- a CDS encoding UDP-glucuronic acid decarboxylase family protein, coding for MKIVVTGGAGFIGSHLVDRLMNSGHEVICIDNLYTGRKSNNAQWSENPNFQFIEHDVVNSIEIDNIDQIYHLACPASPVHYQSDPIKTAKTNFLGTLNMLELAKKSKARILLASTSEVYGDPLIHPQVESYWGNVNCTGIRSCYDEGKRISETITFDYHRQFNVEVRVARIFNTHGERMLENDGRVVSNFVVQALKGIPLTVYGDGAQTRSFCYVSDLVEGLMRLMNGSYIGPVNLGNPGEYTILQLAQTIQHMIDPTTELIFKPLPQDDPQRRQPDISQAKVHLDWEPKVPLKEGLLKTIAYFRDYLNTNQL
- a CDS encoding pentapeptide repeat-containing protein, with the translated sequence MAKEEFIKLLHQGVDIWNEWRESAPDMRGVDLSEIQLEGLNLTGIDLSMVNLRGAKLHNVNLSSANLRGADLSMANLRGIELKQANLSASHMSMVCLSEANLSQANLSGADLRGSNLRLAKLDLADLSTTKLNMSSLNGASMVGAILIGSNLSRAEIREANLAGTDFSRANLSEADLSHSNLNVSTLVGTDLIGATLVDIDLSESNLSRANLIGANLYRANLCGCDLIGADLRGTNCSEAYFIGADLSRADLNRAEFTSANLSKANFSGASTETTDFQDAILPDVW
- a CDS encoding UDP-glucose dehydrogenase family protein — translated: MRVCVIGTGYVGLVTGACLAYIGHDVICVDNNEEKVKLMKSGQSPIHEPGLPEVIAESIRQGKIEFTTDIAAGVQHGEILFIAVGTPSLADGRSDMRYVEAVARSIGESLTEGYRVIVNKSTVPIGSGDWVRMIVMDGMSGKSNIDQIQFDVVSNPEFLREGVAVFDTFNPDRIVVGSGSDRALKLMQELYQPIIDRSFAEDKTLPPVPVVVTDLNSAEMIKYAANAFLATKISFVNEVANICDRVGADVKEVAKGIGLDSRIGSKFLQAGIGWGGSCFGKDVSALIYTAEDYGYSTEILKACVRVNELQRTLVVEKLQQALKILKGKTIGLLGMTFKPDTDDMRDAPALTLIDQLSRLGARVKAYDPLVSQSGLRQGFSNVIVETDLERLADGCDAVVLVTDWQEFLAIDYAKMLTLMAHPVIIDARNFLDGKELKALGYHYIGIGR
- the ppk2 gene encoding polyphosphate kinase 2; translated protein: MSKSKKDKGGKSKKSKIKIEETLVDSDLGDRSEDMTDDGLNAKSTDLPRLSKKSYEKELKHIQVELVKLQEWVKHQGLKVVVVFEGRDAAGKGGAIKSITQSLNPRICRIVALGKPSDQERTQWYFQRYAAELPAAGEIVLFDRSWYNRAGVEHVMGYCTHEEYVEFLRSCPEFENMLQRSGIILIKYWFSVNDTEQENRFQDRIKDPRKRWKFSPMDLEARTRWVEYSKAKDDMFNATDTELSPWYVIDGDDKRRARLNCVNHLLAKIPYEDVLPKPFDLPPLQNKMVYVRPPMHLQKFIPDVTAHLK